A genome region from Methylohalobius crimeensis 10Ki includes the following:
- a CDS encoding enoyl-ACP reductase FabI, translated as MQGKKVLIVGLASNRSIAWGVAQAMRREGAELAFTYQNDKLKDRVEKLAGECGSSLTVPCDVNSDEEIQGVFDYLGQHWDGLDGIVHSVAFAPRRALEGDYLESVDREAFQVAHDVSSYSFAALAKAGRSMLQGRNGALLTLSYLGAERVIPNYNVMGVAKASLEANVRYMASALGPEGVRVNAVSAGPIRTLAASGISNFREMLSKAEQAAPLRKNVTIEEVGNAAAFLCSDLALGITGEIVYVDAGYNTIGLAFEG; from the coding sequence ATGCAAGGCAAGAAGGTTTTGATCGTCGGCTTGGCCAGCAACCGTTCCATCGCGTGGGGAGTCGCCCAGGCGATGCGTCGGGAAGGGGCGGAACTGGCTTTCACTTATCAAAACGACAAACTCAAGGATCGGGTGGAAAAGTTGGCGGGCGAATGCGGCAGCAGTTTGACCGTTCCCTGCGACGTCAACAGCGACGAAGAAATTCAAGGCGTGTTCGATTACCTGGGCCAACACTGGGATGGACTGGATGGCATCGTTCATTCGGTGGCCTTCGCTCCCCGCCGGGCGCTGGAAGGAGATTACCTGGAGTCGGTCGATCGAGAAGCGTTCCAGGTCGCCCACGACGTCAGCTCCTACAGCTTCGCCGCCCTGGCCAAGGCAGGCCGCTCCATGCTGCAAGGGCGCAACGGCGCGCTGCTGACCTTGAGTTACCTGGGCGCCGAACGGGTGATACCCAATTACAATGTCATGGGCGTGGCCAAGGCCAGTCTCGAGGCCAACGTTCGTTACATGGCGAGCGCTTTGGGTCCCGAAGGCGTCCGGGTCAATGCCGTTTCGGCCGGTCCCATCCGTACCTTGGCCGCTTCCGGCATCAGCAATTTCCGGGAAATGTTGAGCAAAGCCGAGCAGGCGGCGCCGTTGCGCAAGAATGTGACCATCGAGGAAGTGGGGAATGCCGCGGCGTTCCTGTGCTCCGATTTGGCTTTGGGGATTACCGGCGAGATCGTCTACGTGGATGCCGGCTACAACACGATCGGCTTGGCATTCGAAGGCTAA
- a CDS encoding putative bifunctional diguanylate cyclase/phosphodiesterase codes for MSTRHPSASPYLRHSIAALDILLLALLAFIALSLHLADSKAETALWLLLPVVLLRSALTFLVLRALAWRARHDETTRLPNRHLFHERLTCLLRHHPESPAAVLLINVDRFKLFIGSLGYLLCDDLLKAVARRFTEALIRRGVADARLYRFEADTFAVLASEKTPPESLAEALIEALHQPIYVNHRECCVTVSVGFSLSPEDGQTADTLLHAADLALQQAKKRGGNTWRRYHPKLEPRRHPLILEGYLRHALEYDELELYYQPQIRLDDRALCGAEVTLRWHHPQYRLIPPGEFIPLAEEAGLIAPITVWLMHRALRQLQIWQRQHRPIRLAINVSAYQFHQQDLPHLIKRLLSEYRIDPRWLELEITESAAMLDIDHTAKILHQLKRLGIQLALDDFGTGFSSLNYLRRFPLHTLKVDQSFIRPIEKSPGNTAIVKGIISLGRSLHLKTLAEGIETPGQLAALQRMGCDEGQGYLFGKPMPAQEFERMLHRPRTPAGIFDNPRAH; via the coding sequence ATGTCTACCCGGCATCCCTCGGCTTCACCCTATCTCAGGCACTCGATCGCCGCCCTGGACATCCTGCTGCTGGCCTTGCTGGCATTTATCGCTCTGTCGCTCCACCTGGCGGATTCGAAGGCAGAGACGGCTTTATGGTTGCTGCTGCCGGTCGTCTTGCTGAGATCGGCTTTGACCTTCCTGGTTCTACGCGCGCTTGCTTGGCGGGCTCGCCATGACGAAACCACCCGTTTGCCCAACCGTCACCTATTCCATGAACGATTGACGTGTTTGTTGCGTCATCATCCCGAATCGCCCGCCGCGGTGCTACTCATCAACGTCGACCGCTTCAAGCTGTTCATCGGAAGCCTCGGGTACTTGCTTTGCGATGATTTGCTGAAGGCGGTCGCGCGGCGTTTCACTGAAGCGTTGATCCGAAGGGGCGTGGCCGACGCCCGCCTCTACCGCTTCGAGGCCGACACCTTCGCGGTACTCGCTTCGGAAAAAACGCCGCCGGAATCTCTCGCCGAGGCGCTGATCGAGGCATTGCATCAACCGATCTACGTTAATCACCGGGAATGTTGCGTCACGGTGAGCGTGGGCTTCAGCCTTTCGCCCGAAGACGGGCAAACGGCGGATACCCTCCTTCACGCCGCCGACCTGGCACTGCAACAGGCAAAGAAACGAGGCGGCAATACCTGGCGCCGCTACCATCCCAAACTGGAACCCCGCCGTCATCCGCTGATTTTGGAAGGCTACCTCCGCCACGCCCTCGAATACGACGAACTGGAATTGTATTATCAACCCCAGATCCGTCTCGACGACCGCGCCTTGTGCGGCGCCGAGGTCACCCTACGTTGGCATCACCCCCAATATCGACTGATACCTCCCGGAGAATTCATTCCCCTGGCCGAGGAAGCCGGGCTGATCGCACCCATTACGGTATGGCTCATGCATCGGGCATTGCGTCAACTGCAAATATGGCAGCGGCAACACCGTCCGATCCGCCTGGCGATCAACGTCTCCGCCTACCAATTTCATCAGCAGGACCTTCCCCATTTGATCAAGCGCCTGCTGTCGGAATATCGCATCGATCCTCGCTGGTTGGAACTGGAGATCACCGAGTCGGCGGCCATGCTGGATATCGACCACACCGCCAAAATACTCCACCAACTCAAACGACTCGGCATTCAACTGGCGCTGGACGACTTCGGCACCGGCTTTTCGTCGCTGAATTACCTACGCCGCTTTCCGCTCCACACCCTGAAAGTCGACCAGTCATTCATCCGGCCAATCGAGAAAAGCCCAGGCAACACCGCGATCGTCAAGGGAATCATCAGCCTCGGCCGCAGCCTCCATCTGAAAACCCTGGCCGAAGGGATCGAAACGCCCGGCCAATTGGCCGCCTTGCAGCGCATGGGCTGCGACGAAGGTCAAGGGTATCTGTTCGGCAAACCCATGCCGGCTCAGGAATTCGAGCGGATGCTCCATCGACCGCGAACCCCCGCCGGGATCTTCGACAATCCTAGGGCACATTGA
- a CDS encoding thermonuclease family protein, translated as MRKVIFCILWLCVLKASAAVYQWRGPDGQIHYGDRPVPGANTLSLKPGFSYYRVGHIFDGDTVELVDGRRVRLLNINTPEVETPRKRGELGGEEAKRRLQDLLEDRRIRLVYDVERRDKYDRTLAHLFTEDGVHINRLLVEEGWAIANIHPPNLKYADKILAAQAEAEQAGRGIWGMDDYAPQPIETLRRKRLYGWHRLVGEVLQIKAMRKYVRLLFAADLYVVIPKTNLKLFPDFDAYVGHRVEVRGWPGRRGRSHSILVRHPDALRILDPAP; from the coding sequence ATGCGGAAAGTCATTTTTTGCATCTTGTGGCTCTGCGTCCTAAAAGCCTCCGCGGCGGTTTATCAATGGCGCGGTCCCGATGGGCAAATCCATTACGGGGACCGTCCCGTTCCCGGCGCGAATACCCTCTCTCTCAAACCCGGCTTCAGCTATTACCGGGTCGGCCATATATTCGATGGCGATACGGTCGAATTGGTGGATGGCCGTCGGGTACGCCTGCTCAATATCAATACCCCGGAGGTGGAAACGCCTCGCAAGCGTGGCGAACTTGGAGGAGAAGAAGCCAAGCGCCGTCTCCAAGACTTGTTGGAGGATCGACGGATACGCTTGGTGTACGACGTCGAGCGACGCGACAAATACGATCGCACGCTGGCGCATCTTTTCACCGAGGACGGGGTGCATATCAATCGGCTTTTGGTGGAGGAGGGCTGGGCGATCGCAAACATTCACCCGCCCAACCTCAAATACGCGGATAAAATTCTGGCGGCCCAGGCCGAGGCGGAACAGGCCGGGCGCGGGATTTGGGGAATGGACGATTACGCCCCGCAACCGATTGAAACGTTGCGGCGTAAAAGGCTATACGGTTGGCATCGTTTGGTGGGCGAGGTGCTGCAGATCAAGGCCATGCGCAAGTATGTGCGGCTCCTGTTCGCCGCGGACTTGTACGTGGTGATTCCCAAAACCAATCTGAAATTGTTTCCCGATTTCGATGCTTACGTCGGGCACCGGGTGGAAGTGCGGGGCTGGCCCGGTCGGCGCGGCCGAAGCCACTCGATTCTGGTGCGGCATCCCGACGCCTTGCGGATTCTGGATCCCGCCCCATAA
- the rd gene encoding rubredoxin has translation MATEGYRKYVCVVCGYIYDEAEGDPDGGLPPGTRFEDIPDDWVCPECASSKDDFELLEE, from the coding sequence ATGGCGACAGAAGGCTATCGCAAATACGTCTGCGTAGTATGCGGTTATATCTATGACGAGGCCGAGGGAGATCCGGACGGCGGCCTTCCGCCCGGCACCCGTTTCGAGGACATTCCCGACGATTGGGTCTGTCCCGAGTGCGCCTCCTCCAAGGACGATTTCGAATTGTTGGAGGAGTAA
- the grxC gene encoding glutaredoxin 3 yields the protein MKNIVMYTSDRCPYCVMAERLLASKGVQSIHKVRVDLEPERRQEMVARTGRRTVPQIFIENRHVGGFQELAALNHEGELDRLLGD from the coding sequence ATGAAAAATATCGTCATGTACACGAGCGACCGCTGCCCCTATTGCGTGATGGCCGAGCGGTTGCTGGCAAGCAAAGGCGTCCAATCCATCCACAAGGTCCGGGTCGATCTGGAGCCGGAGCGGCGCCAAGAGATGGTCGCCCGAACCGGTCGCCGAACGGTTCCGCAAATCTTTATCGAAAATCGGCACGTGGGTGGGTTTCAGGAATTGGCCGCGTTGAACCACGAGGGCGAACTCGATCGTTTGCTGGGCGATTGA
- the rpe gene encoding ribulose-phosphate 3-epimerase, whose amino-acid sequence MQTPWIAPSILSADFARLGEEVENVLKAGGDVVHFDVMDNHFVPNLTFGPMICEALRNHGVTAPIDVHLMVKPVDRIIPDFAKAGASYITFHPEASDHIDRSLQLIHDNGCKAGLVFNPATPLDYLDWAIDRVDMILLMSVNPGFGGQSFIPYVLRKIEQARKIIDASGRDIRLEVDGGVKVDNIAQVAAAGADTFVAGSAIFGKPDYQAVIEEMRAEIAKGTAEAA is encoded by the coding sequence ATGCAGACACCCTGGATTGCCCCTTCGATCTTGTCCGCCGATTTCGCCCGTCTCGGAGAGGAGGTCGAAAACGTCTTGAAGGCCGGTGGCGACGTGGTTCACTTCGACGTGATGGACAATCACTTCGTGCCCAATCTGACCTTCGGCCCGATGATCTGCGAGGCCCTGCGTAATCACGGCGTCACCGCACCCATCGACGTCCATTTGATGGTCAAGCCGGTGGACCGGATTATTCCCGATTTCGCCAAGGCGGGTGCGAGCTACATCACCTTTCATCCGGAAGCCTCCGATCATATCGACCGCAGCTTGCAGTTGATCCACGACAACGGCTGCAAGGCGGGATTGGTGTTCAATCCGGCCACCCCGCTGGATTACTTGGATTGGGCCATCGACCGGGTGGATATGATTCTCTTGATGTCGGTCAACCCGGGCTTCGGCGGCCAGTCGTTCATCCCCTACGTGCTGCGCAAAATCGAGCAGGCGCGCAAGATCATCGACGCCAGCGGCCGGGACATTCGCCTGGAAGTGGACGGCGGGGTCAAGGTGGACAATATCGCCCAGGTGGCCGCCGCCGGCGCCGATACCTTCGTGGCCGGCTCGGCGATTTTCGGCAAACCCGATTACCAGGCGGTGATCGAGGAAATGCGCGCGGAAATCGCCAAGGGAACGGCGGAGGCCGCCTAA
- the trpE gene encoding anthranilate synthase component I, translating to MTPQRFQELAAQGYNRIPVTREVLADLDTPLSAYLKLASRPYTYLFESVLGGEQWGRYSIIGLPARKVIRIEGDQIQVWRYPDAAATSPLPTLPPLGGGPSATSPLPPTGGGLGRGEELIEEVSSPAPLEWIKAFTARYRTPALPDMPRFSGGLVGYFGYETIAYIEPKLEAAQAKPDPLQNPDILLMVSEDLVVFDNLSGTLQLITHADPEEPDALDQAQRRLEQWVDRLRGSCPYPSEAGGRRISEADFISGFTREGFEQAVRGIKDYIVAGDVMQVVLSQRLSIPYRGDSLSVYRALRSLNPSPYMYHLNLGDFQIVGSSPEILVRLEDETVTVRPIAGTRPRGRTSEEDQALEKELLADPKELAEHLMLIDLGRNDIGRVAEVGSVEVTDQMLIERYSHVMHIVSNVIGKLKPGLDAFDVLAATFPAGTVSGAPKIRAMEIIAELEPVKRGVYSGAVGYIGWSGNLDTAIAIRTAVIKDEQLHVQAGAGIVHDSIPAKEWEETMNKGRALFRAVARAAEGLTA from the coding sequence ATGACGCCTCAACGCTTTCAAGAACTCGCCGCCCAAGGCTACAACCGCATCCCCGTGACGCGCGAGGTCCTGGCGGACCTGGATACCCCCTTGAGCGCCTATCTCAAGCTCGCGAGTCGGCCTTACACCTATCTGTTCGAATCGGTGCTGGGGGGCGAGCAGTGGGGGCGTTATTCCATCATCGGCCTGCCGGCCCGGAAAGTGATCCGCATCGAGGGCGACCAGATCCAGGTTTGGCGTTATCCCGACGCCGCTGCGACCTCCCCCCTCCCAACCCTCCCCCCGCTGGGGGGAGGGCCAAGTGCGACCTCTCCCCTCCCCCCAACGGGGGGAGGGCTAGGGAGGGGGGAAGAGTTGATCGAGGAGGTGAGCTCTCCCGCCCCGCTCGAGTGGATCAAGGCATTCACCGCCCGTTACCGCACGCCGGCATTGCCGGACATGCCCCGTTTCAGCGGCGGATTGGTGGGCTATTTCGGCTACGAGACCATCGCCTACATTGAGCCCAAGCTTGAGGCGGCCCAAGCCAAGCCGGATCCGCTTCAGAACCCGGATATTCTGTTGATGGTTTCCGAGGATCTGGTGGTATTCGACAACCTGTCGGGAACGCTGCAGTTGATCACCCACGCCGACCCCGAGGAGCCGGATGCCTTGGATCAAGCCCAACGGCGCTTGGAACAATGGGTGGATCGCCTGCGCGGCAGTTGTCCCTATCCTTCCGAGGCCGGCGGCCGGCGCATCAGCGAAGCGGATTTCATTTCCGGCTTTACCCGCGAGGGTTTCGAGCAGGCGGTGAGGGGCATCAAGGATTACATCGTCGCCGGCGACGTGATGCAGGTGGTGCTGTCCCAACGCCTGTCGATTCCCTACCGCGGCGATTCCTTGAGTGTCTACCGGGCGCTGCGCAGCCTCAATCCCTCTCCTTACATGTACCATCTGAACTTGGGGGATTTTCAGATCGTCGGCTCTTCGCCCGAAATTCTGGTGCGCCTGGAAGACGAGACGGTGACCGTCCGTCCCATCGCCGGAACTCGTCCCCGGGGCCGAACGTCGGAGGAAGATCAGGCGTTGGAAAAGGAGCTTTTGGCCGATCCCAAGGAGTTGGCCGAGCATCTCATGTTGATCGATTTGGGACGCAACGACATCGGTCGGGTGGCGGAAGTGGGAAGCGTCGAGGTGACCGATCAAATGCTGATCGAGCGCTATTCCCACGTCATGCACATCGTCTCCAATGTCATCGGAAAGCTGAAGCCGGGGTTGGACGCTTTCGACGTGCTCGCGGCCACTTTCCCCGCCGGAACCGTTTCCGGCGCCCCCAAGATCCGAGCGATGGAAATCATCGCCGAGCTGGAGCCGGTCAAGCGCGGCGTCTATTCCGGGGCGGTAGGTTATATCGGTTGGTCGGGCAACCTGGACACCGCCATCGCCATCCGCACCGCGGTCATCAAGGACGAGCAGCTCCACGTCCAAGCCGGGGCGGGGATCGTCCACGATTCGATTCCGGCGAAGGAATGGGAGGAGACCATGAACAAGGGCCGCGCGCTGTTTCGCGCCGTGGCTCGTGCGGCGGAGGGTCTGACGGCATGA
- a CDS encoding anthranilate synthase component II, with translation MIRVVMIDNYDSFTYNLVQYLGELGADVEVVRNDQVALADIERLAPDRLVISPGPCTPKEAGISVPAIEHFKGKLPILGVCLGHQSIGVAFGGRIVHAKTIMHGKTSLIHHTDSGVFHGLPNPFEATRYHSLVIERESLPESLEITAWTRDKDGAVEEIMGIRHQTYPIQGVQFHPESILTRHGHQLLQNFLEGR, from the coding sequence ATGATTCGGGTGGTAATGATCGACAATTACGATTCCTTCACCTACAACCTGGTCCAGTACTTGGGGGAACTGGGGGCCGATGTGGAGGTGGTGCGCAACGACCAAGTGGCGTTGGCGGACATCGAACGCTTGGCACCGGATCGTCTGGTCATTTCTCCCGGCCCTTGCACCCCCAAGGAAGCCGGCATCTCGGTGCCCGCCATCGAGCATTTCAAGGGCAAATTGCCGATCCTGGGGGTCTGCCTGGGGCATCAGAGCATCGGGGTGGCGTTCGGGGGGCGTATCGTCCACGCCAAAACGATCATGCACGGCAAGACTTCCCTGATTCATCACACCGATTCGGGCGTATTCCACGGTCTCCCCAACCCCTTCGAGGCGACCCGTTACCATTCCCTGGTGATCGAACGCGAGAGCCTGCCCGAGAGCCTGGAAATCACCGCCTGGACTCGGGACAAGGACGGGGCGGTGGAGGAAATCATGGGCATCCGCCACCAGACCTACCCGATCCAGGGCGTGCAGTTTCACCCCGAATCCATCCTCACCCGTCACGGCCATCAATTATTGCAAAACTTTTTGGAAGGCCGATGA
- the trpD gene encoding anthranilate phosphoribosyltransferase, with protein sequence MTPIRAAIAKLLEPADLGASEMRRVVTRILAGEATPAQVAGFLVALRAKGESVEEIAAAAEVLREQALKIDVAGDHLIDTCGTGGDSLDTFNVSTTAAFVVAAAGGQVAKHGNRSVSSRCGSADVLEAAGVNLDLTPTEVKRCVEELGIGFLFAPRHHGAMRHVADVRRELGVRTLFNLLGPLLNPAGARHQLVGVFDPRYVAPLALVFKHLGSRHVLVVHAEDGLDEISIAASTRVAELKDGEVETYHLAPEQFGISRTSLAAIQVASVDESLELIRDVLAGKPGPASDIVALNAGAALYAADLSDSLAAGVKKARAVLAAGAALDKLNALVEWTQKR encoded by the coding sequence ATGACTCCCATTCGCGCCGCCATCGCCAAACTGCTCGAGCCGGCCGATCTCGGCGCATCCGAGATGCGCCGGGTGGTGACTCGGATCCTGGCGGGCGAAGCCACCCCGGCCCAGGTGGCGGGATTTTTGGTCGCCCTGCGGGCCAAGGGCGAAAGCGTCGAGGAAATCGCGGCGGCGGCCGAAGTGCTGCGCGAACAGGCGCTCAAAATCGACGTCGCCGGCGATCACCTGATCGATACCTGCGGTACCGGCGGCGACTCCCTGGACACGTTCAACGTCTCCACCACCGCGGCCTTCGTGGTGGCCGCCGCGGGCGGACAGGTGGCCAAGCACGGCAACCGTTCGGTCTCGAGCCGCTGCGGAAGCGCCGACGTCCTGGAGGCGGCCGGGGTCAATTTGGACCTCACGCCGACGGAGGTCAAGCGCTGTGTCGAAGAACTCGGCATCGGTTTTCTTTTCGCCCCCCGCCATCACGGCGCCATGCGGCATGTGGCCGATGTGCGGCGAGAGTTGGGGGTTCGCACGCTGTTCAATCTGCTGGGCCCCTTGCTGAACCCCGCCGGTGCCCGCCACCAACTGGTGGGGGTGTTCGATCCCCGCTATGTGGCGCCGTTGGCCTTGGTGTTCAAGCATTTGGGCAGCCGCCATGTGTTGGTGGTGCACGCCGAGGACGGCCTGGACGAAATCAGTATCGCCGCGTCCACCCGGGTGGCCGAACTGAAGGACGGGGAAGTGGAAACCTACCACCTCGCGCCGGAACAGTTCGGTATTTCCCGCACGTCGTTGGCGGCGATCCAGGTCGCTTCCGTGGACGAGAGCCTTGAGCTCATCCGCGACGTGCTCGCCGGCAAACCGGGGCCTGCAAGCGACATCGTCGCCCTCAATGCCGGCGCGGCGCTCTACGCCGCCGATCTCAGCGATTCCCTCGCCGCCGGAGTGAAAAAGGCCCGCGCCGTCTTGGCTGCCGGTGCCGCCCTGGACAAATTGAATGCCTTAGTCGAATGGACGCAGAAGCGATGA
- the trpC gene encoding indole-3-glycerol phosphate synthase TrpC produces MSQADILQKILTTKREEIDRRRRRVALGDVREMAESQAAPLDFRGALERRVESAQPAVIAEIKKASPSQGVIREAFDPREIALSYAKGGAACLSVLTDKPYFQGSEAYLQLAKQTAGLPTLRKDFTVDPYQVYEARAIQADAILLIVAALDDALMRDMYQLARELSLAVLVEVHDGDELERALPLENAVLGINNRNLRTFEVSLENTLNLLPHIPEGRLVVTESGIHTREDVAKMRARGVHAFLVGEAFMRAEDPGKALGRLFDIGM; encoded by the coding sequence ATGAGCCAAGCGGATATCTTGCAGAAAATCCTGACCACCAAACGCGAAGAGATCGACCGTCGCCGCCGGCGCGTCGCTTTGGGCGACGTGCGCGAAATGGCCGAATCCCAGGCCGCTCCCCTGGATTTCAGAGGCGCCTTGGAAAGACGAGTCGAAAGTGCTCAACCGGCGGTGATCGCCGAGATCAAAAAAGCGTCTCCCAGCCAGGGAGTGATTCGGGAAGCCTTCGATCCCCGAGAAATCGCCCTCAGTTACGCCAAAGGCGGGGCGGCGTGTCTTTCGGTACTGACCGACAAACCGTATTTTCAGGGTTCGGAGGCCTATCTGCAGCTGGCCAAACAAACCGCCGGCCTCCCCACTTTGCGCAAGGACTTTACCGTCGATCCCTATCAAGTCTACGAGGCCCGGGCCATCCAAGCCGATGCTATTTTATTGATCGTGGCGGCCCTCGACGACGCCCTGATGCGGGATATGTACCAACTGGCACGGGAACTCTCCCTGGCGGTGCTGGTGGAGGTGCACGACGGCGACGAGCTGGAGCGGGCGTTGCCTTTGGAGAACGCGGTTTTGGGGATCAATAACCGCAATCTGCGCACCTTTGAAGTCTCTTTGGAAAACACTTTGAACTTGCTGCCCCATATTCCGGAAGGCCGGCTGGTGGTTACCGAAAGCGGGATCCACACCCGTGAAGATGTGGCCAAGATGCGGGCGCGGGGCGTCCATGCCTTTCTGGTGGGGGAGGCCTTCATGCGCGCCGAGGATCCGGGCAAAGCGCTAGGCCGGCTATTCGATATAGGGATGTAA
- a CDS encoding Uma2 family endonuclease, with product MSQHAFLHPLSIEDYLAGEEISDIRHEFVAGQVFAMVGSTRAHNRVTLNIAAFLRHHLRGTPCEVHMSDVKVRVEAADAFYYPDVVVSCEPFDPKSVFLNEPTLVVEVLSPSTENVDRREKRLNYQKLPSLKEYMLVAPDEIRVEVYRRAGENLWELDVYGPEDESVALTSVEARLPLAEIYGDG from the coding sequence ATGTCCCAGCATGCCTTTTTGCATCCACTGAGTATCGAGGACTATCTGGCGGGCGAGGAAATCAGCGACATTCGCCACGAATTCGTGGCCGGCCAGGTGTTCGCGATGGTGGGCTCCACCCGCGCTCATAACCGGGTGACTTTGAACATTGCTGCTTTCCTTCGCCATCATCTGCGCGGGACCCCTTGTGAGGTTCACATGAGCGACGTCAAGGTCCGCGTCGAGGCGGCGGATGCTTTTTACTATCCCGACGTGGTGGTGAGCTGCGAACCCTTCGATCCCAAAAGCGTCTTCCTGAACGAACCGACGCTGGTGGTGGAAGTCTTGTCTCCGAGCACCGAAAACGTCGACCGCCGGGAGAAGCGGCTCAATTATCAGAAACTTCCCAGCCTCAAGGAATATATGCTGGTGGCCCCCGATGAAATCCGAGTCGAGGTCTACCGCCGCGCGGGAGAGAATCTCTGGGAACTGGACGTGTACGGACCGGAGGACGAGTCGGTGGCCTTGACCTCGGTGGAGGCCAGGCTTCCCCTGGCGGAGATTTACGGTGATGGTTGA